A genome region from Crossiella equi includes the following:
- a CDS encoding LLM class flavin-dependent oxidoreductase, with protein MTTTITLGLDTFGDVLSDEDGSPVSHAEAIRLLVEQAVLAETTGVDHFAIGEHHTPDMPLSAADVVLAAIAARTERIRLGSAVTVLSTDDPVRVYQRYATLDALSRGRAELVLGRGSSTESFPLFGYDLGDYDELFAEKVELFSLLREEKPVTWFGRFRPDLTGQDVVPHTETPGGLPAWLGVGGTPQSVVRAARLRMPLLLAIIGGPASRFKPFTDLYREALRTENVEELLPIGVHSPGHLAETDEQAREEFFPHYMEIFGRVSRQRGFRPPTRQTYEHEVGPGGSLYVGSPETVADKIVAALRVLGASRFNLKYGLPGMTQAGALRSVELYGREVAPRVRAAFAN; from the coding sequence ATGACCACGACGATCACGCTGGGCCTGGACACCTTCGGTGACGTCCTCAGCGACGAGGACGGGAGCCCCGTCTCCCACGCCGAGGCCATCCGGCTGCTCGTCGAGCAGGCCGTGCTGGCCGAGACCACCGGGGTGGACCACTTCGCCATCGGCGAGCACCACACCCCCGACATGCCGCTGTCCGCCGCCGACGTCGTGCTGGCCGCGATCGCCGCCCGCACCGAGCGCATCCGCCTCGGTTCCGCGGTGACCGTGCTCAGCACCGACGACCCGGTGCGCGTCTACCAGCGCTACGCCACCCTGGACGCGCTGTCCCGGGGCCGCGCCGAGCTGGTGCTCGGCCGGGGCTCCAGCACCGAGTCCTTCCCGCTGTTCGGCTACGACCTCGGCGACTACGACGAGCTGTTCGCCGAGAAGGTCGAGCTGTTCTCGTTGCTGCGCGAGGAGAAGCCGGTCACCTGGTTCGGCCGCTTCCGCCCGGATCTCACCGGCCAGGACGTGGTGCCGCACACCGAGACCCCGGGCGGGCTGCCCGCGTGGCTGGGCGTGGGCGGTACCCCGCAGTCGGTGGTGCGGGCCGCGCGACTGCGGATGCCGTTGCTGCTGGCGATCATCGGCGGCCCGGCAAGCCGGTTCAAGCCCTTCACCGACCTCTACCGCGAGGCGTTGCGCACGGAGAACGTCGAGGAGCTCCTGCCGATCGGCGTGCACTCGCCGGGACACCTGGCCGAGACCGACGAGCAGGCCCGCGAGGAGTTCTTCCCGCACTACATGGAGATCTTCGGTCGGGTGTCGCGCCAGCGCGGGTTCCGCCCGCCGACCCGGCAGACCTACGAGCACGAGGTCGGCCCGGGCGGCTCGCTGTACGTCGGCTCGCCGGAGACGGTGGCCGACAAGATCGTCGCCGCGCTCCGGGTGCTCGGCGCGAGCCGCTTCAACCTGAAGTACGGGCTGCCCGGCATGACCCAGGCGGGCGCGCTGCGCTCCGTCGAGCTCTACGGCCGCGAGGTCGCGCCCCGGGTGCGCGCGGCCTTCGCGAACTGA
- a CDS encoding ATP-binding protein has protein sequence MVESGNVVHGVAHGLVQAGLITGGVHLHPPRAPQVPRQLPPAPAGFIGRADAQDRLTDSLAAGVCALAGAGGTGKTWLAVHWAHRHAERYPDGQLFVDLRGFSPDSAPVDPLTAVRAFLDALGADPTHLTGGLDEHSARYRSLVAGKRMLIVLDNAADARQIGPLLPGGDTCAVLVTSRRTLTGLLTRHGATHLPLDPLTTEEAHALLVRRLGAARVAAEPRAAAELVELCGGFPLALGILAGRAHANPRTPLVALAEELRELGLGALADEDPTASLPAVLSWSYQALTEDQREVFRLVGSAPGPCLGLPAAASLLGVSPAQARVALRGLVQASLLTEDGGRWRMHDLIRRYALAQAEDRAEAALRRVSDFYLHSADAGSRLATTVDYEPFPLGPPVSGCVPARPGDLAEAHAWFQAEYPNLLAIEHLAAARGWDATVWQLAWVLQLLRTMHGHHGDNTAAWQSALAAAARLGDPLLLGWAHGALGAALLIDRQAAESVHHLRLVLGTAAQLGAAGVEAHMRCLLAWALDLLGDREGARQEAVRSLTMARELGSRQGQAHARYLLGRLHLRTGELTEAYRCLRTAREMFRAHSDHVHEAETLDALGETLLRAGRPGASRYYRQAVKLFRAKRFAAAEADSLERLGNALHAEGRLDEARRAREEALTRYQEQGREADVARISGLAALPPSP, from the coding sequence GTGGTGGAGTCCGGCAACGTCGTGCACGGGGTGGCGCACGGGCTCGTCCAGGCCGGGCTGATCACCGGCGGCGTGCACCTGCACCCGCCCCGCGCCCCGCAGGTGCCCCGGCAGCTTCCTCCGGCCCCCGCCGGGTTCATCGGACGGGCGGATGCCCAGGACCGCCTGACCGACTCGCTGGCCGCCGGGGTGTGTGCGCTGGCCGGGGCGGGCGGGACCGGCAAGACCTGGCTGGCCGTGCACTGGGCACACCGGCACGCCGAGCGGTACCCGGACGGCCAGCTGTTCGTCGACCTGCGCGGTTTCAGCCCCGACAGCGCGCCGGTCGACCCGCTGACCGCGGTGCGCGCCTTCCTGGATGCCCTCGGCGCCGATCCCACGCACCTCACCGGCGGCCTCGACGAGCACAGCGCCCGGTATCGCAGCCTGGTGGCGGGCAAGCGGATGCTCATCGTGCTGGACAACGCCGCCGACGCCCGGCAGATCGGACCGTTGCTGCCCGGTGGGGACACCTGCGCCGTCCTGGTCACCAGTCGCCGGACCCTCACCGGCCTGCTCACCCGGCACGGTGCCACCCACCTGCCCCTGGACCCGCTCACCACCGAGGAAGCCCACGCCCTCCTGGTCCGGCGCCTGGGGGCGGCCCGGGTCGCGGCCGAGCCTCGCGCGGCGGCGGAGCTGGTTGAGCTGTGCGGCGGATTCCCCTTGGCACTGGGGATCCTGGCCGGGCGTGCGCACGCCAACCCGCGCACACCACTGGTGGCGCTGGCCGAGGAGCTGCGCGAGCTGGGGCTGGGGGCGCTGGCCGACGAGGACCCCACTGCCAGCCTGCCCGCCGTGCTGTCCTGGTCCTACCAGGCGCTGACCGAGGACCAGCGGGAGGTGTTCCGGTTGGTCGGCAGCGCGCCCGGGCCCTGCCTCGGGCTGCCTGCCGCGGCCAGCCTGCTCGGGGTGTCACCGGCGCAGGCGCGGGTGGCGTTGCGCGGGCTGGTGCAGGCTTCCCTGCTCACCGAGGACGGTGGCCGGTGGCGGATGCACGACCTCATCCGTCGGTACGCGCTGGCGCAGGCGGAGGACCGGGCGGAGGCGGCATTGCGGCGGGTGTCCGACTTCTACCTGCACTCGGCCGACGCCGGATCCCGGCTGGCGACCACGGTGGACTACGAACCTTTTCCGCTCGGGCCGCCCGTTTCCGGTTGCGTCCCGGCCCGGCCCGGGGATCTGGCCGAGGCCCATGCCTGGTTCCAGGCCGAGTACCCGAACCTGCTGGCGATCGAGCACCTGGCCGCGGCGCGGGGCTGGGATGCGACGGTGTGGCAGCTCGCCTGGGTCTTGCAGCTTCTGCGCACGATGCACGGGCACCACGGCGACAACACCGCGGCCTGGCAGAGCGCGCTCGCCGCGGCGGCCCGGCTCGGTGACCCCCTGCTCCTGGGCTGGGCGCACGGCGCGTTGGGCGCGGCCCTGCTGATCGACCGGCAGGCGGCCGAGTCCGTGCACCACCTGCGGCTGGTGCTGGGCACCGCGGCCCAACTCGGGGCCGCCGGGGTGGAGGCGCACATGCGCTGCCTGCTCGCCTGGGCACTGGACCTGCTCGGCGACCGGGAGGGCGCACGGCAGGAAGCAGTGCGGAGCCTGACCATGGCGCGGGAGCTGGGCTCGCGGCAGGGCCAGGCGCACGCGCGGTACCTGCTGGGCCGTCTCCACCTCCGCACGGGCGAGCTCACCGAGGCCTACCGCTGCCTGCGGACCGCCCGCGAGATGTTCCGCGCGCACTCCGACCACGTGCACGAGGCCGAGACCCTGGACGCGCTGGGCGAGACCCTGCTCCGCGCGGGCCGCCCCGGCGCCTCCCGGTACTACCGGCAGGCGGTGAAGCTGTTCCGCGCCAAGCGGTTCGCCGCCGCCGAAGCCGACAGCCTGGAACGCCTCGGGAACGCCCTGCACGCCGAGGGCAGGCTCGACGAGGCCCGCCGGGCGCGGGAGGAGGCGCTGACGCGGTACCAGGAGCAGGGCCGGGAGGCCGATGTGGCCCGGATCAGCGGGCTCGCAGCTCTTCCGCCATCGCCGTGA
- a CDS encoding DUF4380 domain-containing protein — protein sequence MTEVVWLDNGRLRLGFVPALGGRLLSLRCDDEELLWRNRDLLTDDLRPAPGHVFAPNSGEMGDWVNYGGDKTWPAPQGWSGAHEWPGPPDPVLDSGPYEVSVEGRSVTMVSAADPRTGLRLSRRFTLDPSAAAYRLELTATNAGTAPVRWALWNVTQLPGGAVHIGLANRAEPRVVDLITATRAVEYRIEGDEVVVPRQETVGKLGFPGSAGWVTHRGSRHSLTQRFTVDPSACYPDRGSPLEVWLESPLPEPIAALGNLNPPAEIVECEVLGPLTCLAPGSSTGLTIDVSCAEHSS from the coding sequence GTGACCGAGGTGGTGTGGCTGGACAACGGGCGGCTGCGGCTGGGCTTCGTGCCCGCGCTGGGCGGGCGGCTGCTGTCCCTGCGCTGTGACGACGAGGAGCTGTTGTGGCGCAACCGGGACCTGCTCACCGACGACCTGCGCCCGGCCCCCGGCCACGTGTTCGCGCCCAACTCCGGCGAGATGGGCGACTGGGTCAACTACGGCGGTGACAAGACCTGGCCCGCCCCGCAGGGCTGGTCCGGTGCGCACGAGTGGCCCGGCCCACCGGACCCGGTGCTGGACTCGGGGCCGTACGAGGTGTCGGTGGAGGGCCGGTCGGTGACCATGGTCAGCGCGGCCGATCCGCGCACCGGCCTGCGCCTGTCCCGCCGGTTCACCCTGGACCCCTCGGCGGCGGCCTACCGGCTGGAGCTGACCGCCACCAACGCGGGCACGGCACCGGTGCGGTGGGCGCTGTGGAACGTCACGCAGCTGCCCGGCGGAGCCGTCCACATCGGACTGGCCAACCGGGCGGAGCCGAGGGTGGTCGACCTCATCACGGCCACCCGGGCGGTCGAGTACCGGATCGAGGGCGACGAGGTCGTGGTGCCGAGACAGGAAACCGTGGGAAAACTGGGGTTTCCGGGCAGTGCGGGCTGGGTAACCCACCGTGGCTCCCGGCACTCGCTCACCCAGCGGTTCACCGTGGACCCGTCGGCCTGCTACCCCGACCGTGGTTCGCCGCTGGAAGTGTGGCTGGAGTCGCCACTGCCCGAACCCATTGCCGCGCTGGGGAATCTCAACCCGCCCGCGGAGATCGTGGAATGCGAGGTGTTGGGGCCGTTGACGTGTCTGGCACCCGGGTCGAGTACCGGACTCACCATCGACGTCAGCTGCGCCGAGCACAGCTCGTGA